A genomic window from Oceanobacillus timonensis includes:
- a CDS encoding DUF1128 domain-containing protein, whose translation MQLDQPSVENMEYMLQELAEKLQVVNRSIMDADDYNIEKYDDLKWMYDMVISKGRLSASETQAFINELAAIRK comes from the coding sequence ATGCAGTTAGATCAGCCAAGCGTTGAAAATATGGAGTACATGCTTCAGGAATTAGCAGAAAAGTTACAAGTAGTTAATCGTTCGATTATGGACGCAGATGATTACAATATCGAAAAATATGATGATTTAAAATGGATGTATGATATGGTCATCAGTAAAGGCCGTTTAAGTGCCTCAGAAACACAAGCCTTTATTAATGAACTGGCAGCCATTCGTAAATAA
- the rnc gene encoding ribonuclease III — protein MELSQLEQKLGITFQQKKLLKEAFTHSSYVNEYKKIKLNDNERLEFLGDAVLELAVSQYLYRNNQDMPEGEMTKIRAAIVCEASLTVFAKQFDFGQYILLGKGEEQTGGRQRPAILADAFEAFLGALYLDQGFDAVLHFLNTRIFPALTVDATASVMDYKSHLQEIVQKQKDRKIEYHIIDEHGPSHHKEFIAQVVIQGEPAGRGNGRTKKEAEQKAAKAALEKKLPE, from the coding sequence ATGGAATTAAGTCAATTGGAACAGAAATTAGGAATAACTTTTCAACAAAAAAAATTATTAAAAGAAGCATTTACCCATTCTTCTTATGTGAATGAATACAAGAAAATCAAGCTGAATGATAATGAGCGGTTGGAATTCTTGGGAGACGCAGTACTGGAATTAGCTGTTTCTCAATATTTGTATAGAAATAATCAGGACATGCCCGAAGGTGAAATGACCAAAATACGTGCAGCTATCGTATGTGAAGCGTCTTTAACGGTTTTTGCAAAACAATTTGATTTTGGACAATATATCCTGTTGGGTAAAGGGGAAGAACAGACAGGTGGAAGACAGAGACCGGCTATTTTAGCAGATGCATTTGAGGCTTTTTTAGGCGCGCTTTATTTAGACCAAGGCTTTGATGCCGTGCTTCACTTTTTAAATACCCGTATTTTTCCTGCTTTAACAGTAGATGCCACAGCAAGTGTGATGGATTATAAAAGTCATCTTCAGGAAATTGTTCAGAAGCAAAAGGATAGAAAAATTGAATATCACATTATTGATGAGCATGGACCATCGCATCACAAAGAATTTATTGCTCAGGTTGTAATTCAAGGAGAACCAGCCGGAAGAGGAAATGGAAGAACAAAAAAAGAAGCTGAACAAAAAGCAGCTAAAGCAGCACTGGAGAAAAAACTTCCGGAATAA
- the acpP gene encoding acyl carrier protein, protein MADVFEQVKSIIADRLDVDEEKVVLEASFKDDLEADSLDVVELVMELEDEFDIEIADEDAEKINTVGDAVDYINSKA, encoded by the coding sequence ATGGCAGACGTGTTTGAACAAGTAAAGTCCATCATTGCTGATCGTCTTGATGTAGATGAAGAAAAAGTCGTTTTAGAAGCTTCATTTAAAGATGACCTTGAAGCGGACTCATTAGATGTTGTTGAACTTGTTATGGAATTAGAAGATGAGTTTGATATTGAAATCGCTGATGAAGATGCGGAAAAGATTAATACAGTAGGTGATGCTGTAGATTACATAAACAGCAAAGCTTAA
- the fabG gene encoding 3-oxoacyl-[acyl-carrier-protein] reductase, translating to MLQGQTAVVTGASRGIGREIALELAKNGANVVVNYSGSEAKAEEVVTEVEELGVKAVKIQANVSDEESVKQLMKQAVKEFGSIDILVNNAGITKDNLLMRMKEEEFDQVIQTNLKGTFLCTKAVTRQMMKQKSGRIINVASIVGVSGNPGQANYVAAKAGVIGLTKTTAKELASRNILVNAVAPGFISTDMTDQLSEEQQESLLQLVPLERFGKPEDVARVIRFLASEDANYITGQTIHIDGGMVM from the coding sequence ATGTTACAAGGGCAAACGGCAGTAGTAACTGGTGCTTCCAGGGGAATCGGCAGAGAGATTGCTTTGGAACTTGCTAAAAACGGAGCGAATGTGGTTGTAAACTATTCAGGGAGCGAAGCAAAAGCAGAAGAGGTTGTCACAGAAGTCGAGGAACTTGGTGTAAAAGCAGTGAAGATACAAGCTAATGTTTCTGATGAAGAATCTGTAAAGCAACTTATGAAGCAGGCCGTGAAGGAATTCGGCTCCATTGATATCCTGGTAAATAATGCAGGAATTACAAAAGATAACTTGTTAATGCGCATGAAAGAAGAGGAATTCGATCAGGTTATTCAAACGAACTTGAAAGGAACCTTCTTATGTACAAAAGCAGTGACCCGTCAAATGATGAAACAAAAATCCGGGCGGATTATTAATGTTGCATCCATCGTCGGCGTAAGCGGAAATCCGGGACAAGCCAACTATGTAGCTGCAAAAGCAGGGGTCATTGGTTTGACGAAAACAACAGCGAAGGAGCTTGCTTCTCGAAATATCTTGGTAAATGCGGTGGCTCCTGGTTTTATTTCCACAGACATGACGGACCAATTAAGTGAAGAGCAGCAGGAATCTTTATTACAACTGGTACCGTTAGAACGCTTCGGCAAACCAGAAGATGTAGCACGTGTTATCCGCTTTTTAGCTAGTGAAGATGCTAATTATATTACAGGACAAACCATTCATATTGACGGTGGAATGGTGATGTAA